The genomic window TCCACCAACAAATCTATTTTTTTTGATCGATCAATTTTCTGTTCCTCCGTACTTTCTGTATCGATTTTGGTTTCGTCTTTAACTAATTGCCGTAAAGATTGTAGATAAAGTTTTTTCTGTTTCGAAATGTCATACGGATCTTTAAAACTGGCATCATTATCAAGAGAATGTAAATAAATGGAATATTCTGTGTACCCTAAAATCCTTGGTTCTTGATGTGCAAAGTATGTCCCTCCATAAGTAAGTGCACTAAAAATCGAATTAATATTTGAATAGATTTTGATCAATTTTTTTCTCTGTTCCGAACATTTTTCTACACTGTTTCTTTGTTTTAGAAAATATGCATATAAAATATAATACGAATCTTTACCGGCTTCACTTCCGAAGCCTAAGCTATTAATCGTATAAAAAGTATCAGGACTTTGAACCATCTCATCAAAAAATTCTGGATGATCGTCTATGATTTTATTGAATTTCTTTTTCTCAAAGTTCAAAATAATATCATTTTCAGTTTTTATGACTAAAGTGTCTAGTTTAGTGTGATATTTTGAATTTTTATTTTTTTGAACTTCTGATTCTTTTTGTTTCTCAAGATTTTTTTTGAAGTTTTCGTTCTTATTACAGCTGAAAAGTAAGAAAAATACAGAAAAGCAAAGAAGAATATTTTTCATGGATAGTTTTTAATTGTTAAATATACTAATGAATATCATATTTAAAACCATTTTAAGCTTTAAATGAAGCATAAATATTTTCATCAAAAAGAGCTCAACTTAGAAAATGTATTTGAACTTTTAAGAATATAAACTCTATAAAGAAAAATTGGTCAGTTTAACTTTTATTCCCATAGTTTTTTCCTGAAATAACCGATCAGACTTATCAATTACAAAAAGTAACTAATGCAGTTTATATGTTTTAAATTTGTTTGGTTTTTTAGACCTAAAATTTAAAAATATGAAAAATTTTGAAATATCGGTGCTGGATCTTGCTCCCGTAAAACAGGATAAGACCATTCACGATACTTTTCAGGACAGTTTATCTTTAGCAAACCATACTGAAAATTTAAATTATAAAAGATTCTGGCTCGCTGAACATCACAATATGGAAAGCATTGCCAGTTCTGCAACTTCGGTTCTGATTGGTTTCATTGCCAACGGGACAAAAAAAATCAGAGTAGGATCGGGAGGAATTATGCTTCCGAATCACAGCTCATTAGTCATTGCAGAACAATTTGGGACTTTAGAATCACTTTTTCCCGGAAGAATCGATCTCGGTTTGGGAAGAGCTCCCGGAACCGATGGATTAACGGCGCAAGCGTTGGGACGAAATCCTGCCATTATCAACGAACAATTTCCACGACAAATCTTAGAATTGCAAAAATATTTCTCCAAAGAGAATCGTGACGCATTAGTTCGTGCCATTCCAGGGGAAGGATTGGATATTCCGATGTATATTTTGGGTTCGAGTACAGACAGTGCCTGGTTGGCAGCTGAATTGGGACTTCCATACGCTTTTGCCGGGCATTTTGCTCCGGAACAGATGGAAATGGCTTTCAGTATTTACAGAGAGCATTTCGAGCCTTCAAAACATTTGGATAAACCTTACATTATTGCCTGTGTAAACGGGGTAGCGGCTGAAACCACCGAAGAGGCACACAGAATTTCGACAACTTTATTTCAGGCATTCATTAATATTGTGAGAAACGACAGAAAACCTTTTGCTCCGCCGGTTGATGATATGGATGACATCTGGTCACCTATGGAAAAATCAATGGTTTTGCAGAAATTGAGATATACTTTTATAGGAAATCAATCTGAAATTGAAGAAAAGCTGAAAAATTTTCAGGAGAAATTCAATGTAGACGAATTAATGATTAATTCTCACATTTACGACCATCAGAAAAGATTGGAATCGTATGAAATTATCAGAAAGGCAAAAGATTCATTATTTAATTAAAAACAAAAATTAGTAGAATTTTTTACACATAAGTCACGTAAGCATAAAAACTAAAAATTCATGAATAGAATACATTAGAACGAAAATTAAAAATTTATATGTTCTAAATATTTTCAAAGTCTATGGCTAAACTCATGTGACTTATGTGTAAAATGAATTTTTGAAACTTTTATTGTTAAAATGTAAGGTTAAAAACAAACCATTTATATTAATTGGAAGATGCCTTTTTTTATGAGTATCTTTGCAAAAATTTTTAAAAAGTAAAAATGTCTGATATTAAATTAAATACTATTCCAGAGGCTATCGAAGACCTTAAAAATGGTAAAATAATCATAGTAGTAGATGATGAAGACAGAGAAAATGAAGGTGATTTTCTTTGTGCTGCAGAGCTGACAACACCGGAAATCATCAACTTCATGGCATTGCACGGAAGAGGATTGATCTGCATGCCGCTTCCTGAAAAAAGATGTGATGAGCTGGGATTGGAGATCATGGTAAGCAGAAGCAGCGACCCGAAAGAAACGGCTTTCACCGTATCGGTTGATCTTCTTGGAAACGGAACTTCTACCGGAATTTCTGCTGCAGACAGAGCAAAAACGATCTTAGCCTTGATGGATGAAAAATCGAAGCCGACAGATTTCATGAGACCGGGGCATATTTTCCCGCTTCGTGCAAAAAAAGGCGGAGTACTGAAAAGAGCTGGACACACGGAAGCTGCGATCGACCTTACTAGTCTTGCAGGGTTGAAAGAAGGTGGAGTAATTTGTGAAATTATGAACGAGGACGGAACAATGTCAAGACTTCCGGAATTGTATGCTTTTGCCCAGAAGCATGATATGAAAATCGTTTCCATCGAAGATTTGATTCATTATCAGCTTAAAAAAGGAAATCTTATCGAAAGAATTGAAGAAAGAAAAGTGAAAACAGCTTACGGAGAATTTGATTTCTTCGCTTTCAGAGAGACTTCAAATGAGCAGATCCATTTTGCTTTAACGAAAGGAACATGGACTGTCGATGAACCTGTTTTGGTAAGAGTACAGTCTTCTGATTCTTATTTTGATGTATTGACAAGGCTGAATAATGGTGAAAAACCTTTACTGGAAAAAGTAACCAATATGGTAAATGAAGCTGGAAAAGGAGCTGTTATTTTTATTAATAATGTTTCAAATTCTGAAAATACATTAAGAAAATTACAACAATTCCTTAATTATCAGGAAGGTCAGGAACAGCACCCGACATTAGCATACAACTACAGAGATTATGGGATCGGAACTCAGATTTTAAAGAATCTTGGAATTAATAAGTTTAAAGTAATCACTCAAAATCCAAATATCAAACCTCATGTTGGGGGATATGATGTTGAGGTAACGGAGATGGTTCAACTATAATATACAAACCTTCAAGGTTTTTAAAACCTTGAAGGTTTATTTTTTAAGCCATTTTTATTTCTTCGAAATTTCTGAATCCGTTCAGAAAATCTTTGATATTCATTCTTTTCTTACCTTCGAGTTGGAGTTCTAAAGGATAATAAACGCCGTCTTTAGTATAGATCTTAAAATCATTTTTTGAAATTTCTAAGCTTCCTACAGTTTTTCCGTGGTTTGAAATTTCAAATTTTCCACCGAAAACTTTTAATCCTTTTTCTTCTTCCCCGATTCTTAAAGTAGTGAATGCAGCCGGATATGGCGACATTCCCAAAATAAACTGGTGAACTTCTTTCGAACTTTTTGTCCAGTCGATTCTTGTGTCTTCTTTAAAAATTTTATAGGCATTTTTAGGATGTTCTACGTGAGGCTGAGGTTTTTCAACGATCGAGTTTTCCGCCAGTCCATCCAGTGTTTTTACCACAAGTTTAGAACCCATTTCCATTAACCTGTCGTGAAGGCTTCCTGCGTTTTCATCCGGTAAAATTTCCAGTTCTTCCTGAAGCAAAATATTTCCTTCATCGATTTTTTCATTGATAAAGAAAGTGGTGGCACCCGTTTTTTCTTCACCGTTAATCACGGCATAATTAATCGGAGCAGCACCTCTGTAGTCGGGAAGAAGGGAAGCGTGAAGGTTGAAAGTTCCCAGTTTGGGCATTTCAAAAAGAACTTTAGGCATCATTCTGAAAGCAACCACTACAAAAACATCAGCATCCAATTTTTTCAGTTCTTCTAAAAATTCTGGATTTCTCAATTTTTCAGGCTGAAAAACAGGAATATTGTTTTCGGTAGCAAAAACCTTTACCGGAGATTGGTTGATTTTTTGTCCGCGTCCGCTTGCTTTATCGGCAACGGTTACCACGCCTACCACTTCATGATGAGAATTGTGAATGGCTTCCAACGAAGTCTTTGCAAACTCCGGAGTGCCTAAAAAAACGACTTTCAATGATTTCATGGTGCAAAGATAAGGTCTTTATTAAAGGATTAAAAGATTTGAAAATTAAAAATATTAAAAAATTATGTGCCTGGATTGTCATTCACAATGAAACGAGTGAAATGAAGAATCTATGACTTTTATTCTAAATTTAAAATGCATAAACAGATTTTTCCTTCATTGAAATTACTCCGCGATAATTTAAGCCAACATATACGTCCTGAAATTCAACATTTTCACTTTCCCGGAATCCAGCAGGAAAATTAAATTTTCCAAAATATTTTCTTTCGAATGATAGCTCAGCTGGATAGAAAGCTCTTCTATAGTGGATGGCTTTTTTGCTAGTAAATTAACTATCTGATTCGAAATATTCTTTCCAAAAATAGACTGTTTATTTTTTTCACAGACAGAACATTTGCCGCAATTTTTAGAATTTTTTTCTCCGAAATAAGCCAGAATTAATTTCATTTTACAAAACTGATTATCTTCAATGTAAAATTTCATTTCCTCCCATTTCTGGATTTTATTTTTTTGAATATGCTCAAAAAGTTTCCAGTAAAGAGAATTATTCACTCTTTCATCTCTTGGTTTCAGAAACTTGATGCTCGATAAAGCGCCGTCAACATATTCCACATAACCTTTTTGCTGGAGTTCTTTTAATCTTTCTTTGATCAAATGAAGACTCACCCCAATTTTATTACTCACCTGCTGTTCGCTGAACATTACTTTATGAGTGGTAATCCCGGACACGGTACGAAGCATTAATTCAAGAAAATAAGCGTCTTTCTGTGGAAGCTGGTCTATTTCATCAGCCTGCATCAGAAGTTGTAACGACGACAGACTTTTATGATCATTAAAAAATATAATTTCCTGGTTATGAAGAAAGTTTAGAACATTTTTAATCTTTGCAGCTGATAATTTTGTGAAATTCTGAATTCCGTTTGCATTCAACTGAAAAACTTTTTCAGGCAGTTCAAATTCAGCAACCTGAAAAATGGAATAGAGGTAGGTAATGATTTTTAAAAATTCTGCCTTATTGGGAATCTGGTTTTTCAGGATCTGATCAAAATTTGAAAGTTCCTGTTTGTCCCAAAGCATAAAAGCAAAACTGTCTTTTCCGTCCCTTCCGGATCTTCCTATTTCCTGGTAATAATTTTCGATGGATGGAGAAGGAGAGTAGTGAATGACGAAGCGCACATTGTCTTTGTCAATCCCCATTCCGAAAGCATTGGTGGAAATCAAAACATTACTGTTGCTGTTGTTCCAGATGGTTTGTTTGGCGTTTTTTTCTTTTGTCGTTAATCCTGCATGGAAAAAATCAACATGTTTTAATTGATGCTTATGCAAAAACTCGGTCAGGAGCTCGGCTTCTTTTCGGGTTCTCACATAGACAATTCCTGCTTCATTGGTATATTTTAAAATATCTAAAATTCTCTGAAATTTATCGGAAACTTCCTCGGTAAAAATTCTGATATTCTCTCTCTTAAAACTCTTTTGAAAGACTGTCGGATTTTTAAGCTCAAGTTTTATTTTTATTTCCTCTAAAACTTTTGGTGTAGCTGTAGCTGTTAAGGCCAGACAAGGGATTTTAGGATTATTTCTCCTGAAATCCTTGATGTTTTGATAACTTGGTCTGAAATCCTGCCCCCATTCTGAAATACAATGCGCCTCATCTACCGCTATGAATGATATCTGAATTTCTTCAATATTCTGAAGAAACTGTTTGTTGGTCAATCTTTCAGGGGAAATGTAAAGCATTTTTGTTAAACCTTCTTTGCAGCGGCCATAGATGGTTTCGGCATCGTATTCATCCAATTCGGAAGATAAATATTCAGCTTCAATTCCTCTTGATTTTAATTGATTTACCTGGTCTTTCATCAAGGCCAAAAGGGGAGAAATAATTAAACAAGTTCCTTCTTTTAAAAGAGCCGGAAGTTGATAGCAAAGAGATTTTCCCGCACCAGTAGGAAGAAGTACAAGATTGTCTTTTTCATTAATTACAGAATCGATAATGGTTTCCTGAGAATCCCGGAAACTGTCGTAGCCCCAAAAATATTTTAGGGTCTTAAATTTTAACTCTTGAAAATCTTGCTGAGAAATCATGTGATAAAAGTACTGAAAGTATCATAATAAAAAAAGCCACGCAGAGCGTGACTTTGATATAATTGACTAATAAGTTTATTATTTAGCTTCGAAGTAAACTCTTCTGTTTGCTCTGTTTTTCCATTCTGGACACTTAGTAGCAGGTTCGCACTCAGGATATTTAAGGTCTTTTTCACCTCTACCGATTGCGTTTAGTTTACCAGACTGAACACCATTTTGAATTAAATAATTCTTAACGTTGTTTGCTCTTCTTTCAGATAATTTTTGGTTATAAGCTTCAGAAGCTCTTGTATCTGTAGCTCCGATTACGTTATAAGAACCACTTGAAGAGTTGATGTAATTAACAGCGTTGTTTAGGATAGGTGTATTTGAAGGTAAGATTCTGTCTGAATTTAAATCAAACTCGATTCCTTCCAGTTTTGTTTCTGTTTCCACTACAGGTCCGTTTCCGTTGTTTGGAGTCGGAGTAGTAGGACAACCTTGGTTTTCTACAGGTCCAGGAACAGTTACACACTTATCGTAAAGGTCGATTACACCATCAAGGTCAGTATCAAGAGCAACACCAGCACCATCCACTCTTGCACCTGCAGGAGTATCAAGTTGTCTATCCCAATCGTCGCAAACTCCGTCATTATCAAGATCTCCTTTTTTACAAACTTCGATATCCTGATTTTTGTTAGCCAAAACATCAAGCTTGTAGTAGATTTCCTGAAGTGGATCGTGCCACATTAAGTGAGATTCGTGTTTTCCTAATTTTAAAGAAAGACCTAAAGTTGCATTGAAGAAGTTGTCAGAAACCTGCTCTTCACGTTGATTGATAGCACTGTATTTGTAACCTCCACCGTCGAATTCATCATCTCCGGTAACTACATACATTAATCTACCTTCGATGTCAAGTCTTCTGTTAACTTTGAATTTAACACCGGCACCAGCCTGAGCAAACATAGAACCAAGTTGGAATGGCTTCAATTCAGTTACCATTTTTTGACCTGTTTCATCTTTCTGATAAGCTCTGTAAGCTATTGTACCAATACCTGCATACCCATGTAATGCCCATCTGTATGGAGAATGATTATCAACTCTTCTTAATAAATTTGAGAAGTTGATATCTCCTAATAAAGAGATTGCATCATATTGAGTTCTTGCAGCTACTTGCTGATATGCCGAAGCATTTGCAGGTGCAGCATCTTTAGTATTAAACCATCCTTGTCTGGTTTCCCCTCTGTCATATTGTAAGTTAATACCAAAAGCATGAGTAATAGCCTTATCAATACTGATATATGCAGAATATCCAAAAAGGTTTTTACCGTTACCGTTTTTTATAGATGTTAAGTCTGCAGATTGAATCAATGGTACACCGGCACCAATTGAAATAGCCCAATCATTGAATCTTTTAGATTTATTTGTAAATGGGGAAACATTCGCAGAGCCGGAAGAGAATGTATTTGGATATTCTCCATTTGAAACTACTGCAGTTGAGTCTTGCGCAAAGCCTACTGTAGGAACAGCTAATGCTAATGCAACAATTGCTAAACTTAATTTCATAGTGTATTTTTTATTTAGTTAATTAAATGATTTATTTTGCTTGGAAGTAAACTCTTCTGTTTGCTTCGTTTTTCCATTCTGGACACTTTGTTGCAGGGTCACATTCCGGATATTTCAGATCAGTTTTACCTCTTCCTTCTGCTGTAAGCATTCCTGAAGATACACCTTTATCTGTAAGATATTTTACAACCGCATTAGCTCTCTTTTGAGATAATGTCAAGTTATAAGCACTTGAACCTCTTGCGTCAGTTGCCCCGATTACTAAGAAATTGTCATTAGTATTCAAACCTTTGATAACATCAGCAGCGTGGTTAAGTTTTTCAAACGACTGAGGTCTGATTTTATCGCTGTTTAATTCGAATTCAATACCTTCGAAATCTTTATTGATAACTTCTACTGCATCCGGAGTAGCTGGAGCAACAGGAGTCGTAGGACATCCGTTGTTTTCTACAGGACCGGGAACAGTTACACATTTATCATAAAGGTCGATAACTCCATCAAGATCCATATCTAATGCTACACCGGCACCGTCAACTCTTGCTCCTGCAGGAGTGTCAAGCTGTCTGTCCCAATCGTCGCAAACTCCGTCATTATCAAGATCTCCTTTTTCACAAACTACAAAATCTGTTTCTTTATTTTCAAGAACATTAGCTCTATAATAAGCTTCTTCCAAAGGATCATGCCATGCTAAGTGAGAAAGGTGTTTTCCTAATTTGAACGATACACCCAAATTCACAGTCCATGCATTATCAGATCTTCTCTTGTCGATCATGTTATATTTAGCATTCTTAGAAGCCGGATCGTAATCTGCAGGGTCTGCCCATCCGCCTCCGTCGAACTCGTCATCACCACTGATGATGTACATTGTTCTTGCTTCAATATCGATAAGTTTTGAAACATTATATTTCAAACCAACACCGAATTGATAGTAGAACGAGCTGATATCCATTTTTTGCTTAATGAATAATGGCGATCTCGCAGGAGATGTACTCCATCTAAACTGATCATTATCATGTAAAGATGTGTTAAAGTTCATCAAACCAAGACCTGCATAACCGTGTAATGCCCATCTGTATGGAGAATGATTATCAACTCTTCTCATTAAATTTGAAAAGTTAACATCTCCCATTAAAGCAATTTGATTATACTTGGTTTTAGCTTCTGCAACTCCGGCAGCAATACCTTCTGCTCCCTCGAGTTGACCTTTCTGTGTTGTTTCACCTCTCTGGTAAATAAGGCTGATTCCCACTGCGTGAGTAATCTGCTTATCTAAGCTCACATAAGAGTTGTATCCCCAATTAACCTTTTTGTCTGTGATAGACTTAAGGTCTGAGTGAACCATGAAAGCGGCACCACCACCGACTGAAATAGACCAGTCGCGGAATCTTCTAGCCTTGTTGTTGAAAGGTTGGACATTGGCAGAACCTGAAGAGAAAGTATTCGGATATTCGTTCGTAGAACTAACAGCGATACTGTCCTGAGCATAAGCTGCAATAGGCATAGTGGCCAATAATAATAAACCTAATTTCATACAATATGTTTTATGTTTTATTCAGATAAATTTTTTAATAATACTTTAGAAAATTCCCTTTCAAAAAGATGCTTTTTATGAGGGATTTCTAATCTTTCTGATATAAATTTCAAATCATTATACTTAACGATATCTATATCTATTACGCGGTCTGTATAGCCTCCCGTAGCTTTAGAATCGTTAATTCTTCCCATCTCAAATTCAATACTTTTAACAAAATCAAGCAGTTGAATCGGCGAAAGATGTGTAAATATTATTGTTGCAATATTACAAAAAATATTGGAACTGGCAAATTCTACAGGCTCGGATGTCAAAAATTCACTAATTTTTAATATTTCAATTCCCCCTTCTTTGAGTTTTTCGAGAGCTGTTTCTATATTTTTTTTTTGTTCTCCTAAATTACTTCCGAGTAACAAAATGACCTTATGTTGCGACATATTGGAAAAATGATTGATTTATGAAAAGTTTTTTTAAAAATGTACTGGCAAATATAGTGGCTATTGTCATATTATGTGCCGTGTTTTTCTTCTTTTTTATCGTAATGCTGGTGTTTAGTGCGATGGGGAATGACAAATCTGTAGTGGTGAAAAAAAATTCTGTACTTACAATTAATTTAAAAACAAATATAATAGACAGCCCTACGGAAGAGGAGGGTGGTTTATTTAATTTTAATGATAAGAACAAAAGCGTTTTGATTTACGATGCGATTGAAGCCATTCACAAAGCCAAAAACGATGATAATATTAAAGGAATAAGCATTGAAGCGGACGACCTTAATGCCGGAATTACCCAAATCGACGATCTTAGAAACGCAATCGATGATTTTAAGAAAAGCGGAAAATTTGTGTATGCTTATGGGAATACGGTTTCTCAGGCTTCTTATTATTTAGGCTCGGTTGCCGATAAATATTATCTGAATCCTGCCGGAATGATTGAGCTTAAAGGTCTTGCAACAGAAGTCGCTTTCTTCAAGGATTTCGCAGATAAATATGGTATCGGGATCCAGGTGATTCGTCACGGGAAATTCAAATCTGCAGTAGAACCGTTTTTAAGAAATGATATTTCTCCGGAAAACAAAGAGCAATTGAGCACACTTTTAAATGATATCTGGAAAAATACCTCTTCAAGAATGGCGACTTCCAGAAAAATTGATACAGCTCAGTTTAGAACTGTGGTTGACAGTTTGTATGGGATGATTCCTGAATTAGGATTAAAATACAAATTAGCAGATAAATTGATTCAGAAAGGAGAATATGATGAATTAATTAAATCAAAATTAAGCTTAAAACAAGATGATAGGTTAAATAAAATATCCCTGGGAAAATATATTGCATCTTATTCTGATGATGAAAAATCTGGAGAAAAAGTAGCTGTATTGTATGCTTCAGGATCTATCAACGGTGGGGATAATTATAATGATATCCATTCTGAAAGATATATTAAGTATATTAAAGATCTTCAGGAAAATGATAAAGTAAAAGCAGTGGTTTTCAGGATTAATTCTCCGGGAGGAAGCGCCAATGCATCAGATGAAATTTTATTTGAGCTTCAGCAATTGAAAAAGAAGAAACCACTTATTGTTTCTTTCGGAGATTATGCTGCGTCAGGTGGATATTACATTGCCATGGCTGCCGATAAAATCTATTCGGAACCGAACACACTTACGGGTTCTATCGGAGTTTTTGGAGTGATTCCTTACTTTAAAGATATCGCCAATAAAAATGGAATTCGTGCCGATATTGTTGCCACTAATGCCAATTCTCAGTATTATTCTTCATTAAATGGAGTTACCCCTTATGGAGTGAGTTTAATTACGAAAAGCGTAGAAGGTACCTATAAAAGATTTGTACATTTTGTGACTCAAAACAGAAAACAGACATTTGATCAGATCGATAATGTAGGCGGAGGAAGAGTATGGAGCGGTACGAGAGCTAAACAAATCGGACTTGTTGATGAATTGGGAACTCTAAATGATGCCGTAAAATTTGCCGCTCAAAAAGCAGGATTAAAATCTTACGAAGTGGCATCTTATCCAAAGAGAATGACGCCTTTCGAGCAGATATTCAAAGATCTTAATGAAGATGATATTTCTGCAAGAGTGATTAAAAATAAAATTGGAAAAGCCAATTATGAAATTTTCCAGCAGGTTGTGGAAGAAAGAAAACTACAGTCTGAAGTGAAAATGGAAATGCCTTATCAGATTAAAATCAACTAAATTATATTTTGTACAAAAACGGCGGATTTGAATTTCAAATCCGCCGTTTTATTTTTTATTATCTTAAATTTTTTCAGCTGCTTCTCTTCGTAGCCATTCCGTAGATCCAGAGAAGAATTAAAGCGCCTCCGATTGCCAAAATCCAGCTTCTGAAATTCCAGAAAGAATCTACATCACCCCAGTGAAGGACGTAAACCCCGATTGCGCCTCCAATAAAGGCTCCTAAAATTCCAAGGATAATTGTAATCAGCCATCCTCCTCCCTGATTTCCCGGCATAATCATTTTTGCGATTGCTCCGGCAATGAGTCCAAATAAGATCCATGTTAAAATTCCCATAGTTGCAAATTTTTAAATTGTTAATATTTAATGAAGTTTGATATTGCTAATATAGGGAAAACATGATAAAAATCATCTTTTCTTGAAGAACGAATCAACAAATTCCGTACCATTGAACAATTGCAGGTCCTGCATCTTTTCTCCGACACCAATATATTTCACCGGAATCTGGAACTGGTCTGAAATGCCGATCACGACACCTCCTTTTGCTGTTCCGTCCAGCTTTGTTACGGCTAAAGCATTCACCTCTGTAGCTGCGGTAAATTGTTTTGCCTGTTCGAAAGCGTTTTGTCCTGTAGAACCATCCAGAACCAACAAAATTTCGTGAGGAGCGTCAGGAATTACCTTTTGCATTACCCTTTTGATTTTTGAAAGCTCATTCATCAGGTTTACTTTATTATGAAGTCTGCCTGCTGTATCTATGATGACAACATCTGCATTCTGGGCAACAGCGCTTTGAACGGTATCAAAGGCTACGGAAGCCGGGTCAGAGCCCATTTCCTGCTTTACAATAGGAACGCCGACTCTTTGGCTCCAGATCACCAATTGATCCACCGCAGCAGCTCTGAAAGTATCTGCGGCTCCTAAAACAACATTTTTTCCTTCAGATTTGAATTGATGGGCAAGTTTTCCGATCGTTGTGGTTTTTCCGACACCGTTTACACCGACTACCATGATCACGTAAGGTTTTTTGGTAGTATCTATATTTCCGGTTCCTTTATGAGGATTTTCAAGCAGAAGATTGGAAATTTCTTCACGAAGGATCTTGTCAAGTTCACCGATGCTTACGTATTTATCTCTGGCAACACGTTCTTCAATTTTTTCTATGATTTTGATGGTTGTAGATGCGCCTACGTCCGATGCAATGAGTACTTCTTCCAGATCATCCAGAACTTCGTCGTCTACTTTGCTTTTACCGACTACGGCTTTCGTCATTTTTTCGAAGAATCCCTGGCTGGATTTTTCCAATCCTTTATCTAGGGTTTCTTTCTCTTCTTTTTTAAAAATATTTTTAAACCAACTCATCTTATGAATTACGGAATTTTAATTAATGAGGGAAGTTGGAGGATAGAGCTTGAAGTTTACAAACCTAATTTTTAAGTTTTATGATTAACTTCCAGCATCCAGCTTCTGACTTCCAGCGAGATTAAAAGCAAAGATAACAAAAAAACTACCCAAAAGCTGAGTAGTTTTTTATATTGTAAATAA from Chryseobacterium wanjuense includes these protein-coding regions:
- the fmt gene encoding methionyl-tRNA formyltransferase, yielding MKSLKVVFLGTPEFAKTSLEAIHNSHHEVVGVVTVADKASGRGQKINQSPVKVFATENNIPVFQPEKLRNPEFLEELKKLDADVFVVVAFRMMPKVLFEMPKLGTFNLHASLLPDYRGAAPINYAVINGEEKTGATTFFINEKIDEGNILLQEELEILPDENAGSLHDRLMEMGSKLVVKTLDGLAENSIVEKPQPHVEHPKNAYKIFKEDTRIDWTKSSKEVHQFILGMSPYPAAFTTLRIGEEEKGLKVFGGKFEISNHGKTVGSLEISKNDFKIYTKDGVYYPLELQLEGKKRMNIKDFLNGFRNFEEIKMA
- a CDS encoding OmpA family protein, translating into MKLSLAIVALALAVPTVGFAQDSTAVVSNGEYPNTFSSGSANVSPFTNKSKRFNDWAISIGAGVPLIQSADLTSIKNGNGKNLFGYSAYISIDKAITHAFGINLQYDRGETRQGWFNTKDAAPANASAYQQVAARTQYDAISLLGDINFSNLLRRVDNHSPYRWALHGYAGIGTIAYRAYQKDETGQKMVTELKPFQLGSMFAQAGAGVKFKVNRRLDIEGRLMYVVTGDDEFDGGGYKYSAINQREEQVSDNFFNATLGLSLKLGKHESHLMWHDPLQEIYYKLDVLANKNQDIEVCKKGDLDNDGVCDDWDRQLDTPAGARVDGAGVALDTDLDGVIDLYDKCVTVPGPVENQGCPTTPTPNNGNGPVVETETKLEGIEFDLNSDRILPSNTPILNNAVNYINSSSGSYNVIGATDTRASEAYNQKLSERRANNVKNYLIQNGVQSGKLNAIGRGEKDLKYPECEPATKCPEWKNRANRRVYFEAK
- the ribB gene encoding 3,4-dihydroxy-2-butanone-4-phosphate synthase gives rise to the protein MSDIKLNTIPEAIEDLKNGKIIIVVDDEDRENEGDFLCAAELTTPEIINFMALHGRGLICMPLPEKRCDELGLEIMVSRSSDPKETAFTVSVDLLGNGTSTGISAADRAKTILALMDEKSKPTDFMRPGHIFPLRAKKGGVLKRAGHTEAAIDLTSLAGLKEGGVICEIMNEDGTMSRLPELYAFAQKHDMKIVSIEDLIHYQLKKGNLIERIEERKVKTAYGEFDFFAFRETSNEQIHFALTKGTWTVDEPVLVRVQSSDSYFDVLTRLNNGEKPLLEKVTNMVNEAGKGAVIFINNVSNSENTLRKLQQFLNYQEGQEQHPTLAYNYRDYGIGTQILKNLGINKFKVITQNPNIKPHVGGYDVEVTEMVQL
- a CDS encoding LLM class flavin-dependent oxidoreductase; translated protein: MKNFEISVLDLAPVKQDKTIHDTFQDSLSLANHTENLNYKRFWLAEHHNMESIASSATSVLIGFIANGTKKIRVGSGGIMLPNHSSLVIAEQFGTLESLFPGRIDLGLGRAPGTDGLTAQALGRNPAIINEQFPRQILELQKYFSKENRDALVRAIPGEGLDIPMYILGSSTDSAWLAAELGLPYAFAGHFAPEQMEMAFSIYREHFEPSKHLDKPYIIACVNGVAAETTEEAHRISTTLFQAFINIVRNDRKPFAPPVDDMDDIWSPMEKSMVLQKLRYTFIGNQSEIEEKLKNFQEKFNVDELMINSHIYDHQKRLESYEIIRKAKDSLFN
- a CDS encoding RecQ family ATP-dependent DNA helicase, whose translation is MISQQDFQELKFKTLKYFWGYDSFRDSQETIIDSVINEKDNLVLLPTGAGKSLCYQLPALLKEGTCLIISPLLALMKDQVNQLKSRGIEAEYLSSELDEYDAETIYGRCKEGLTKMLYISPERLTNKQFLQNIEEIQISFIAVDEAHCISEWGQDFRPSYQNIKDFRRNNPKIPCLALTATATPKVLEEIKIKLELKNPTVFQKSFKRENIRIFTEEVSDKFQRILDILKYTNEAGIVYVRTRKEAELLTEFLHKHQLKHVDFFHAGLTTKEKNAKQTIWNNSNSNVLISTNAFGMGIDKDNVRFVIHYSPSPSIENYYQEIGRSGRDGKDSFAFMLWDKQELSNFDQILKNQIPNKAEFLKIITYLYSIFQVAEFELPEKVFQLNANGIQNFTKLSAAKIKNVLNFLHNQEIIFFNDHKSLSSLQLLMQADEIDQLPQKDAYFLELMLRTVSGITTHKVMFSEQQVSNKIGVSLHLIKERLKELQQKGYVEYVDGALSSIKFLKPRDERVNNSLYWKLFEHIQKNKIQKWEEMKFYIEDNQFCKMKLILAYFGEKNSKNCGKCSVCEKNKQSIFGKNISNQIVNLLAKKPSTIEELSIQLSYHSKENILENLIFLLDSGKVKMLNFRTYMLA